The Diceros bicornis minor isolate mBicDic1 unplaced genomic scaffold, mDicBic1.mat.cur scaffold_312_ctg1, whole genome shotgun sequence region gggacttgccccaggtcagGCTTGGTGGAATGGATCAATCCCCAGGCTGAGGGTCAGGGGGCTTGGGCCCGAATCCCTGCTCTACCACCAGgtcctgggtgaccttgggcaaatcctttcttctctctggttTGGACCAGCCATTGTTTCAGGCTGGGGCTCAAGCTCCCAGGGGTACCTGGCTGGGCAGGAAACAGAGTGGGGAAGGATGCAAACCTTCCTAGGCTCAGAACATGTGCTCTTGGTAAAAatctaaaacattatttttatattcagaaaatttGGACGTATTATGAAGTACAATTCAAAATTCACTTGAACTCTACAAACGAATCACAAGACATATAGGAAATTTTGACCTTGTGATATGTCCCCAGTCTTTCCATGCTGCCAGCTTCTAGGGATAGTTTACatggaaagtttgagaagcactggagtACTGGCTTCCTAAGATTCTTTGGAAATTCTCTGACTCGTTTCTCTCTCCCGTGGTGGAATGTGATGTCCTTTAGACTCAGGGTGAGATTAACCTGAAATCAatacctggctctgccacttaaactgtgtgaccttggcaacttaagttaacctctctgagcctcactatcCTCATCCTTAGATAgggatcacaatccctgacttgtaTGGAGTTTGACAGACTGATCACGTGAGATAAAGTAGTTTAACGCTTATACGTCTGAACAGGCAGGTTCTGAGTAGGTGCTGGTACTTGGCAatgtccttcctccttcccccccagcACTCAGAACCAGGCTGGCACATAGGGACATTGATAAAGACGTGTTGCCTTACTGACCTCCAGGTGGAGAAGCTGGGAGGTGGAGCTTCTGGGAAGCCAGAGAGTTCCATAGGGGagaagaactgaggcctcctagTCCCCTGAACACAGgtgtgagggaggggctggggagccaGGTGCAGGGGCGGGAGCAGGAAGGGGGTATCTAATTGAGGGAGCACCACTCCCTGGGGGTCcagctcccctcctctcagggccccagGAGAAGCCAGGCAGGGCAACGCTTGGAGGGGCCTTGGAGCCCCAGCTGTCACCTCCTTAGACCAGAAAGTGCCAGAGATAGGGAGCCTGGGCCCTGAAGAGTCAGGGCAGTACCTGgagctgggggtgaggggtgggagcaTACCCTGGGCAGCAGAAAGGACCCCTCCTCCTGGAGACTGGTGGGAAGGAGGCGGGAGGGAGAGCCCTCATGGATCAGTGGTTATGGTTACAGGTGGATTAATGAGTTAAGAGCAGGTCCATGAGCTGGGCAGATCTGGATGGAGTGGTACCTAGCACTGCTGCCTGTGGGACTGTGGGCAAGTTACATCATGCCTCTGGGCCTCCGCTCCCTGGTACATGAGATGGGGTAATGCCAGCTTCCCCGGGTTGTTAGTGCCCAGCACAGTTATGCTCAGGGTATGATATTAAGGAGGTAGAGACAGAGCAGGTCTGTTGGGTGACCTAAGAGGTGAGGTCTTCTGGCCAGAGTGAGGGATTTAACCAACGTCTATGAGCACCTGGTGGGTTCACCAAACACTTACCCACACACATTATCTCAGGTAATGATCTAACAGCCTTCGAAAGTGGTTATTGAATGTTgcccatttttttcagagttcaCTGAGGCTCATAAGAGATTGAGTCAgcagcccatggtcacatagctaggTGGCTGAAAAGAGCCAGGCATCCTGCCCAGCCCTTCTGATACCCAAGCCCATGCTGTTTCTGCAGCAGTTACTAAGCTGGGAGGTCAAGGCCACCAGGTGGGAGGTCCCAGTGGTGGGGCGTGGCAGGCCCAGCAGAAGTCCTACTCCTCCAGGTTCCTGAGGGGAGCCAGGTCAGTGGAGCTGTGGACTCCCCTGCCTTCTTGGCAAAAGCAGGCAGTGACATGGGGATCACTAGAGACTGGCAGAGTAGAAATTTAGAAGAGGATATGCAGGGGTGGCAAAAAGGAAGCTCAGGGAAGTAGGAAGGAACAGCAGAAAGGGCCATGGAGCCTTGGGGAAGCCACTTCACCTCCTGAGCCTTGGTCTTCTTGTCTGTAAATGGGGATTACGCCACCTGCTTTGTGGGGATTTTGTGAAGGCTCCACGGAAGGGGCTTTGAGGGCAGAGCTACTCTGCTTCAGGTGGGTCAGGAGGGAAGGGTGGGCTGCAGCCCAAAGGGCAGGCTGGAGAGCTAGGCTGGCCTGAAGGTGGGCACCAAGCAGAGGTGGGGTCTGAGGTCTCCACGGCCAGTGGATGTGTTTTGAGGGGCTTGCTGGGATCCACGTCCTCTGTGGAGGTCCCAGGAGCTCAGAGGAGTTGGGGGAAATCTCTGCATAGTCTCGGGCCTATAgccaccttggggacccccagcTTATTCTGCTTTCCCTGGCCAGGCCCTCCCAGCAAAGGGTTAACAGTCTTCTCTACCTGCAGTTGCATTTTAAAGACACGAAATTAAAGCAGGTAATTTATTCTCCCCACACATGAAAGAGCAATTAGTTCTAAACAGGGCTTAATCAGTCACCGAGAGATTGATTTCTGGAGCCCTGGGTTTTCGGGCTCCTGGCACCAtgccaggctggggagggaggggggcagaCAAATGAGCCGCAGCGGCATGAGCCCTTACATAATCTGTCCGGGGGCCCTGGCAGGCTGGCCAGCTCCAGGCGGCGCTGGGCTGAGCTGGGGAGACAGGGTCCTGCTCCCCTGCTGCAGGCCCCTTAAGAGTCGCCCTCAGGTTCGCCCATGCTTCCCGGGAAAGGCCAGGCCCAAGGCTCGGGTCCCACCCTCTGGGCAGTGCCTGTGGGGAGCGGGGGAGAGGATGGGTGTTCGGGTTAGTCCGACCTGGGGACTTACACCTGTTCCCCCAACTCCATTGCCCCCTTCTCCCTTctggctctctcctttctcatcctctcacctccttctctgttttctcccccaTCCCCGTTCCCCACGGCCTCCTCActtcccactcccccacccaTGTCCTTGTCTCCGGCCACAGAACTCCATCCGGCACAACCTGTCGCTGCACACCCATTTCATCCGCGTGCAGAACGAGGGCACCGGCAAGAGCTCGTGGTGGATGCTGAACCCCGAGGGCAGAAAGACGGGCAAGACCCCGCGGCGCAGGGCCACGTCCATGGACAACGGGGCCAAGTTCCTGTGCATCAAAGGCAAGGCAAGCAAGAAGCAGCAGCTGCAGGCACCTGAGCGAAGCCCCGACGACAGCCCCCCTGAGCGCACCAGCCCCGGGGCCCTTGCCTGCCGCGGCCAAGTGGGCCACCAGCCCGGCCTCACACGCCAGCGACGACTATGAGGCGCGGGCCGACTTCCGCGGTGGCGGGAGACCCCTGCTAGGGGAGGCGGCCGAATTGGAGGACGACGAGGCCCTGGAGGCCCTGGCGCCATCGTCGCCGCTCATGTACCCGAGCCCGGCGAGCGCGCTGTCGCCCGCGCTGGGTGCGCGCTGCCCGGGGGAGCTGCCCCGCCTGGCCGAGCTGGGAGGCCCGCTGGGTCTgcacggcggcggcggcggcggcgcggggctgCCCGAGGCCCTGCTGGACGGCGCGCAGGACGCGTACGGGCCGCGGGCCCGCGCCGGGACGCCCGCCTACTTCGGGGGCTGCAAGAGCGGTGCttacggcgggggcgggggcgggggcttcGGGCCGCCGGCGTTGGGCGCGCTGCGCCGCCTGCCCATGCAGACCATCCAGGAGAACAAGCAGGCCAGCTTCGCGCCGGCGGCCGCGCCCTTCCGCCCCGGGGCGCTGTCcgcgctgctgccgccgccgccgcccgcgcccagGCCCGGCCCGGTGCTGGGAGCGCCCGGGGAGCTGGCGCTGGCGGGCGCGCCCGCCGCCTACCCGGGCAAGGGGGCGGCCCCATACGCGCCGCCTGTGCCCTCGCGCAGTGCCTTAGCCCACCCCATCAGCCTTATGACGCTGCCCGGCGAGGCGGGCGCCCCGGGCCTGGCGCCGCCGGGCCATGCGGCCGCCTTCGGGGCCCCGCCCGGCGGCCTCCTGCTGGACGCGCTGCCCGGGCCGTACGCGGCCGCCGCTGCCCGGCCGCTGGGTGCCGCGCCCGACCGCTTCCCGGCCGACCTGGACCTCGACATGTTCAGCGGGAGCCTCGAGTGCGACGTCGAGTCCATCATCCTCAACGACTTCATGGACAGCGACGAAATGGACTTCAACTTCGACTCGGCCCTGCCTCCGCCGCCGCCCGGCCTGGCCGGGGCCCCGCCCCCCAACCAGAGCTGGGTGCCGGGCTGAGGGCCGCTTCCCGCGCCCCGGGTGCCTGCCCCGCCCCAAGGGGCCTCTGTCTTCCCATCCTGATCCCCGGGACCCCACCCCCGATTCCAGCTCCGCGGGAGGATCCAGGaggcagccccagcccagctAGAGACATCCCTCAGAAGTTGACCGCTGAAGGaagtggtggggaggggctggggcaccCCTCCACTGCTGCCCAAACTCCTGAGACCCACTCCTTCCCCCGGGGGCAGGAAGTCTGGGAGTGGAGGCCGAATTCCGGGCTGGGTGGAACGGCGAGGAGCGAGGTGGGCCGCGCTGGTCGGGGAAGCCAACCGGGAGATGGGGCAGGGGGCGTCTCCGAATCTTCAGTTTCATTTGTGGGGCCCTCGCCATGACGAATCGCCCACCCCAAACTGCGGTCTGGTTCTCAATTGACACTTTCCTACTGGTCTTAGCCTCACCCACCCCAAGCCAGCAATCCCCTCCGGAAAATACACTCACACCTACCTGCTGTTCACCCTGAGCTGTCCTCTTTCAGCCCTAAACCACCTCCCACCGCCAGGGTTCAGCCCCTCCCACCCatccttgccggccccagcttctcccctcctccgTCGGAGTCAATCCCTCTTTCCGACCTCCCCATCACCCGCTAGTGCTGGTCTCAGTCTCTCCAGCGGGCCTCAGCTCCCATCCACCCCACAACCGACACCCCTTTCTCTGTGCCAGTGCTGGCTCCTCTCTCCCATATTTATAAGTGTCCGGtcggggcgggctgtgggcgcgGCGTCCCTGGCGCATGTCGTAGGCAGTGTACCGTGGCCGTGCCGTcagcgtgtgcgtgtgcgtgtgcgtgtgtgccgTGTCGAGGCCGTGTAGAGTGCATTGTACAGCATATTTTCAtggataaaattgttttaaatatttcccgCGCCTTGGGCTAGCAGGGGGCGTAGCAGcagaggaggagaattggcagggATCATGGGGACGGAGTGTCCCTGTGCCTGAGCCCCTACTGTGGCTTTGCCTCTGAGTATGTGTCAGCATTCACTACGTCTGTCTGCTCAACACACATTGGTTAAGGGCCTAGTGAGTTCCGGACGCTGGAGATGTGCCTGTGTGGAGCTCTGCACCTGTTTCCGTGAACATGTGCATGCAGGAAGTTTCTGGTTTGGCGAAATTCTGTCCTGAATAAGCCTCAGAGATTGGAAGAGAAggcacagatatttactgagaaccTGTTAGTGTCAGGTCATGTATTAGGCACGATTTTTGTTCCCgatatacagatgagaaaaaggtCCGAGAGGGACAATGGCTTGGGAAGGCAAGGTGGGGTGGAAAGGAGGCCTTTGAAGGCACACAGACATCTATTTGAATCCGTTCCCGGCggtttactggctgtgtgaccatgggcaagttttTAAGCTCTGTAGCCTTGCTTTCCTGGCCTAGACCACAGGATAGTAGCACTGATTGCATGGATTTCTTCTAAGGAGTAAAGGAGAAAAGGTATGTAATGTGCTCAGCAGTGGTcctgcactcattcattcattcatccacagaAGATTTAGTGACCAACTGTTATGTGCCAGGTCTTATACCAAGCACTGGGGCTGCCACAGAGAACACCACAGGCACAGTCTCTCCCCTCAAGGAACTTCGAGGCTCGAGGGGGACGTGGATGAGTAAAGAGGCGATTGCAGGTCAGAGCTGGAATGAAGGGAGGAGCCAGAGGGCTGCTGTGGGAACGAATGACACGCTGCACCCATCCCAGGCTTGAGGAGTCAGGGAAGGTGCCTGGAGGGGGTGCTGTCTcagctgagccttgaaggatgagttggCCTTGGGAAGGGGAGGGATTCAGACAGAGGGAACGGCATGGTCAGAGGCCCGGAATCAAGAGATCATATGGGTTCCAGAACCAAAGGCAGTTTAGTGTGATGGAAACTCAGAGATAGAAAGGTTACTGATgacagggaggcaaatgggctggAGGGAGCAACAGTGGGAGGGAGTCAGTGGCCAGGCCAGAGGTGCTGGTGGTGACTGAAACCAGGAGGGATATGGGAGGGCAGTGGGGCTGGAGCGGAAAGGAAGAGGTCAcatatattttggatgtgggGTCATTGGGACTTTGTTGTGGATTGGACATGGgggatgagggagaaggaagagttgaGTGATACCTGGTTTCGAGTTGGTGACCTGGGCAGACAGAGCCCTTCCCTGAGATGGGGAACATCCCAGCAGGAGGAGCCCCGGGGAAGCTGGTGCGTTCAGCCTCAGACAGGCTCAATTTGAGTTGGGTACTACGGGAACCAGTGGGATgtgggaggggtgttcaggagcATGTATATTGTGTGAATGGCATTGGCCCTGGCATTGGCCGACGTGGTAGCCTGGAGATGTCCCCCTGGGTAGTGAGGTCAGAAGCCCAGGAAGGTGTCTGGGCTGGAGAGGCTCAGAGAACCAAGGGCACAGAGGCTGTCATGGAGGTGTTGGGAGTGGCCTGGGGGTGGTGCAGAATGGGAAGAACAGGGGATCCAGGTCTGATTGCATGGATACCTTAGCACACCTTGGCACAGGAAGAGGAACCCACTGGTTGAGAGGGAGCCGCCGAACTGAGGAGAAGGAAAACCAGGACACTGTGAGCTCCTAGAATCTGTGCAAAGAGCATGGTCCTAGAAAGGAATGCCCAGTGCTCTTACCCGCAGAGCCTCACTTTCTTGTTCTGGGAGATGGGACAGTAGCACCTGTCTCAGATTTGTTTTGAAGAGCAAATAAGATTGGAATTattctctgaggtcacacagctggcagggagcAGAGCCGGGTTCCTGCCCGCACTGTGGACCTCCAATGCCCAGGCTCTCCTGCAGCCTCCAATGCCTCTGGGGAGGTGGCTGTGACCACAAGAGCAAACGAGCTCTGAGCCAGCAGGACATGTACAGGACTTAAAGGTGGAGGGCGAGACCTCACTGTGGGGTGTGGTAGCTGTCCCTGCCGGGTGGGGAGCACAGAGAGGCTGACAGATCCTCCCCTGGGACAgatgccccagccccaccccacaatCAGACTCCGGATGGTCCAGCTGGGTCTGGGCTCCATATGGGCTGCAAAGCTGCCCCCACCCTAGGCTGACCGAGGGTGGGCTGCTGGTGTGCATGTGCAGGTCTGTGTGTGTCCATGTAGCCCCATGTGCCTCTGCCTGTgtgggcctgtgtgtgtgtgtgtgagtgtgctggGAGGGGGGCAGGCTGAGTGATGGTTGGAGCCTCCCTGTCTGAGTACGCACATgcctgagcgtgtgtgtgtgtgtgtgtgtgtgtctattgagAATGACAGTGTATCCATCTCTGAGTAGGCTCACATGTGTGCCCGGGGCTGTGGAGTCCATGCTTGTGTGAGTTGTGTGTGCTGCATGCCTTCCTCTCTGGGTGTGTCTGCCTTTCTTGGCGCACACGTCTCTCCGGGTGCACCAGAGCTGGTGTTCCCCTGCCAGGAGTGTCTTCTGGGCTGCTCtgcggaggaagaggaggggagcagagggacaCTCCCAACCCTGGGATGTGGCCAGGCTTATGAGCAGGGAGCAGTGAAACCACCTCAGAGTAACGACTGAGCTCTGCCCGGCTCAGGCCAGTGGTAATTCTAGAGAGAGCTTCTGTCCTGCTGAGCCCCATCGGGAGAAAGGGGGCAACACCCCTGCAGCTGGGGGTCTGCGACTGGCCCTTCCCCACCAGCCTTGAGCCCAGCAGACGAGCCCCCCTCCACGCCCACTCCCTGGGAGGCGTCTGACACATGATTTATTCATAAAAAGCTATTATTTGTGCCAAAGAAGAACAGAGCTGCTGGCTTTTTAAGTGCTGATAATGCTCTCAGCCTCcttgcctctcctcccctcccctcttctctctcacctccttgggacttcccattctttcttcctctcctttcttcccacttcccctcctgttccctctctctattcctttcttgttCTCCTCATACCTCCTCTTCGCCCATTTCTTCATGCTCCTCCCTTCTCACCCCACTCACCTCTCCACATCTGCTCTACAATtaggggaaggaggcagggtcGCAGGAGGCTCAGAACCAATTGTCCCAGATTGGGGAAGGCCTACACAGGCCTGGAGCCCGGTgtaccccacccctcccctcggcCTTCACCTCTTCAGGACTAGGGGAAggttgggaggagggggagcaggcTGAGAGTGACGGGGGATGGGCTGGTTTCTGGAGGCTGTCATACCAGCTCCCCCTATGCTAAAGGCTGTGACTTTTGCCCCCCATTAATAGCACCAGCCCCCCAAATAAACATTCAGTCTAAAAAACGTGCACTTGCTAAGCAAATGCAGGTTCAAGGGAAACTCCTTGGCCCCCTTTATCCCTTAAGTGTGCCCCGATAGAGAAACTCTGGAGCTACTGTTATTCAGGTGATGCCGGAAGAGGCTGGCATCAAGGGAGGCTCTTGGGGCCCCATCGCAGAGCTCCCTCTCTTTCCAGACAGGAGGTAGGAGAATGAGTATCACAGATGTGAGCATGGACATGGACACATGCAAGGTTCTTAGAAGCAGACATCACAGATCCACATGTGTGTGCCCTCAAGctcgcgcgtgcacacacacacacacacaggcatgcacacagCCACACACCTACGCACACAGATGGAGAGTCGTTCCTCCCTGAGCACCTGCAGCGGGGGCTGAAACTCTCCCCATTTGGATAcaggttcgttcattcattcattcactcattcactccatAAACTTTACATGCCACCCCTCTGTGCCAGCCctggtgctgggtgctggggtggCAGAAATGAGCGTGATTGGGCCATAGGGAGGGACTGGAGCAGGGGGCTACTGCATGCCCTCCCCTGCAGCCTTGGGCTAGGGGTTTGGCGCCCAGCAGGCAAGGGGTTAAGTCATTTGGCATCCAGAGCTGGGGCCATTAGGCCTCCTAATTATGAAATTATCGAGGGCCTCAGGTGACTGCTAATTTCACACACACTGTTCCTCTCACGGCTAATGAACGCCCGCAGAACCCACGCCTTGTCTTTCCTGCTGAACGGTGACCTGCAGATAATGAGCTCAGGAAGGCAGACGGGCGGCCGGCTGGGTGGGTGGAGTGCCAGGCTGAGGAGGGGGCCGCTTGCCCTCCCGGCTCCCTTGCTGGCTGCCAGCCCCCAGCGAGGACTTCAGGGCCAGAGCCCAGCCCACAGTCTCTGCAGGACAGGCTAGGCCAGGGGCCCTTGGGAGCGGGGAGGGCATCAGGTCATATGACCCTGGAATGagcttgggggtgggaggagaaatgaaatgcaaatgcTGGAGGAAGACCATTTCTGCTTGATTCTGGGGCCACGTAGGAGACATTTTTTAAGGGTGAGGGTGTAACGACAGCTTAAGGGGTGGGCATTGGCAGTGGGGGCACAGTCATACCCTGCGGCTGGCATTGGTGATGACTCTGGGGGATGATGGTACTGATGATAGTGGCAGTGTCAATTGGCAAGGTTGCAATGCTGCTGCTGGttgtgatttttaaagttttaattcttttgaaattaaaaaagtaacatgaaaaatTACCCTGCAaaataggaaggaaataaaagtaaTGCATACTGGTTGCAGTCTTAGGTGGGGGCAGACCAGGAGCCCAGGTCTAGAGGTCATGTACCCCCAAATGGGGACGCAATGGACACTTCAGGCTGACCACCAGGTGGGCTTGAAGGCTCTAAGACCTGCCCATGGGGAGGACCCAGCCTCTGCCCCACGATTCACCAACCTGGTCAGTGCCAATTAAGTGGCAGTGTGGCGAATGAGGAGAGCAAGGGGGTGAGAGTCATGGTCTGGTGCCTGGGCCCTCTGTTCTAGCTTTTTCTGTCCTATGGCCTAGAGCAagctcccttccctctctgggcctcagtttctctgagtAAAGGGGAGGGTTAGACTAAAGCTGTGTTCACAGAGGGGACAGGGCTGGGATCCTTAGAGGTTGTCCGTATTCAGCCTGGAGTCCCCATCAGGGACCCTCCCCCGAGGCAAGCACCCTAGGCCAGGGACAGGCGAGGAATCGCCTTTGCTCCAGGTTTGTGCATTTGTGCACGAGGTGCCAAGGTGAGCATTACTCCATCCTCAAGAGTAGAGGGGCGGCCTGGCTTCCCACAGCCTGGTTGTAGGCTGTGTCCTCTGTCAGCAAGTTCCTGCTCTGCCACCAACTGGCATCTacttctgcacctcagtttcccacCTGTCAAAGGGAGGTAATAAAAGTGTGAACTCActtcagatgcaacaaagatctcCGAGGTTGTAGCTGTTACTGTGTGACCCGGGCCTGACCAGTTCTCTCCCCAGGTGCCCACAGGTCTCTCCCAGGCAGCTAGCTCCATGTTGAGGGCGGGGAAAAGTGTCTGTGCTGTGGGTGTTCcccggggggagggaggggttggGAGGGTGGGAAGGGCCCGCCCCTGCACATAGGCACACACCCCTGCATCTTGCACATCCCTGCCAGCCCTTTGAATGTGCCATCCCATTGATCCACGCAACAATGTGAGGTAGatacttttattatctccattttacagatgagaaaattgatgattagagaggttaagtgattatcccaaagtcacacagctagaaaatggcaGATCCAGACCTCAAAACCAAAGTCTATGGGCCCTTGACTATTATGCTACACCTTTCCTCCACGTGTCATACACAAatgcccagggacatgcatgccACATACACATACATCCCCAACCAGAGAGTTTCTCATCTCCACGTCCCACctgcatgcacacaaacacacgtcTGCCCTCCCCTGCGCTTAGGCATACAAACCCCGGCACCCAGAGATGCACTCGGACGGGAACATGTACCTTATTAGTAGACTTGCGAAAATTCACATGTACGTGCCCGCCTGCAAGCAGATgtccacacacaaacatgcaagGCACACGAGAGCATGCATAAACACACGCGAGTTCACAtttgcacacaaacacactcacccAGGAAAGTGCGCGCACACAAATGCACACCCCCGGGTGCACAGATGGTAGTGTCACCCGTGCACATGCACTGACATGCAAACACATAGGTACACAAGAAATATCTTCAAAGGAGCATTtagacacacatgtgcacatatgtGTGCCTGTGTAGATGCATGTCCTCCACATATGAAGCAAAGCACACGGGTACTCTCACAGGCACACACAGGCACGGGGTCACACGGGCCCAGGCACCCTGGTGCAGTTAGGTGAGCAACCTCTTGTACCGTAGGTGTGATGGATGGCCCCACGTCCTAAGTGACTATCAAAGTGTCGTGGTGTGCGAGGCACAAACACCAATTAGCTGGGCCTTTGAAAGCATCAGCTTGTTAGAGGGGAAGCAGAAGAGGCTGGAACTGGCAGAAAACACAGA contains the following coding sequences:
- the LOC131402845 gene encoding LOW QUALITY PROTEIN: forkhead box protein O6-like (The sequence of the model RefSeq protein was modified relative to this genomic sequence to represent the inferred CDS: deleted 1 base in 1 codon); this encodes MAGSVVPGGAGLQGWGTAAGPSPEPGPGQGWNSIRHNLSLHTHFIRVQNEGTGKSSWWMLNPEGRKTGKTPRRRATSMDNGAKFLCIKGKASKKQQLQAPERSPDDSPPSAPAPGPLPAAAKWATSPASHASDDYEARADFRGGGRPLLGEAAELEDDEALEALAPSSPLMYPSPASALSPALGARCPGELPRLAELGGPLGLHGGGGGGAGLPEALLDGAQDAYGPRARAGTPAYFGGCKSGAYGGGGGGGFGPPALGALRRLPMQTIQENKQASFAPAAAPFRPGALSALLPPPPPAPRPGPVLGAPGELALAGAPAAYPGKGAAPYAPPVPSRSALAHPISLMTLPGEAGAPGLAPPGHAAAFGAPPGGLLLDALPGPYAAAAARPLGAAPDRFPADLDLDMFSGSLECDVESIILNDFMDSDEMDFNFDSALPPPPPGLAGAPPPNQSWVPG